From a single Balneolales bacterium ANBcel1 genomic region:
- a CDS encoding amphi-Trp domain-containing protein, whose protein sequence is MRNEDLRFKSKERKSREEAAVFLRQLADKIEAGKLTLKQGSEEVLLELPGDVTVEIEVEDKKKQKKGIQHKLEVEIKWYEGDDASGPVELG, encoded by the coding sequence ATGAGAAATGAAGATCTCCGTTTTAAGAGCAAAGAGCGTAAATCCCGTGAAGAAGCGGCTGTTTTCCTGCGTCAGCTTGCCGACAAGATTGAAGCGGGCAAACTGACTCTCAAACAGGGCAGCGAAGAGGTTCTGCTAGAGCTGCCCGGCGATGTAACCGTAGAAATAGAGGTAGAGGACAAGAAAAAGCAGAAAAAAGGCATCCAGCATAAACTGGAAGTTGAAATCAAATGGTATGAGGGAGACGATGCTTCGGGTCCGGTTGAGCTTGGGTAA
- a CDS encoding LysR substrate-binding domain-containing protein, producing MNFQQLTYIIAIDRFRHFARAAEHCHVTQPTLSTMVNRLEEELGVKIFDRSRSPVMPTETGKRIIAQARRIREEVEHMQRLAGEMSDQVEGELRIGVIPTVAPYLLPLFLPDLLAGYPGLRVTINELTTSETIARLKSNMIDAGILATPLGQDSIRELPLYNEPFVVYRGKGLQPIGEKYITPNELDPDNLWLLEEGHCLRSQIAKLCELRKHKKTPNNLVYEAGSIDSLKRLVDANDGITILPELSVRDFSQQELASVQYFREPLPARQISIVTYRHHLKEQIVDVLKEEIQKKVSPLLAGDRAMEILEV from the coding sequence ATGAATTTTCAGCAGCTGACCTACATTATTGCCATTGACCGGTTTCGTCATTTTGCCAGGGCGGCGGAGCATTGCCACGTAACGCAGCCCACCCTCAGTACGATGGTGAACCGTCTTGAGGAGGAGCTCGGGGTGAAAATATTTGATCGCAGCCGGTCTCCCGTAATGCCAACGGAAACCGGCAAACGAATCATTGCCCAGGCCCGTCGTATCCGGGAGGAGGTAGAACATATGCAGCGCCTTGCGGGTGAGATGTCCGACCAGGTAGAAGGAGAACTCCGGATCGGGGTGATTCCTACCGTTGCCCCGTATCTGCTGCCGCTCTTTCTGCCGGATTTACTGGCCGGTTATCCCGGGCTGCGGGTCACCATCAATGAACTGACGACCAGCGAGACCATCGCCCGGCTGAAATCAAACATGATTGATGCCGGGATACTGGCAACGCCACTGGGGCAGGACTCCATCCGCGAACTTCCGCTCTACAACGAACCGTTTGTGGTCTACCGTGGCAAAGGTCTGCAGCCCATCGGAGAAAAATATATCACCCCGAACGAACTGGATCCGGACAATCTGTGGCTCCTTGAGGAGGGGCACTGCCTGCGCAGCCAGATCGCGAAGCTGTGTGAACTCAGAAAGCACAAGAAAACGCCAAACAACCTGGTTTATGAAGCCGGAAGCATTGATTCACTGAAACGGCTGGTGGATGCCAATGACGGGATCACCATACTGCCGGAACTGTCCGTTCGTGATTTTTCCCAACAGGAACTTGCATCGGTCCAATACTTCAGGGAGCCGCTGCCGGCACGACAGATCAGCATTGTCACCTACCGGCATCACCTGAAAGAACAGATTGTAGACGTTCTCAAGGAAGAGATCCAAAAGAAGGTGAGTCCGTTGCTCGCCGGTGACCGGGCGATGGAGATACTGGAAGTCTGA
- a CDS encoding MFS transporter, with product MLASTLTVMSGATIGPVLPLMSEVFADTPNAAFLTRLILTMPALFIVLFSTLCGYLVDRHGRKNILLMATLLYGISGSAGLWLDSLTAILISRAMLGMSVAGVMTVCITLIGDYYSGDERQYFAGLQSAFMAFGGVVFISASGVLADISWRAPFLIYTMAFLLLPAIALIITEPPVNRGSDSEPPEPRGTPDTSPPPSPTSFPKGIITLIIGSAFAGMAIFYMIPVHMPFFINSFGDVSNTAIGFALASFVLTGAIVALNYQRFLVRMSYASIYLLCFFLLGTGYILISFAGSYHEIFAGMVLGGFGSGLLMPNSNVWMLSEAPAHLRGRLSGTLTSAVFLGQFLSPILTQPMVDATSIDTGFLIIGLTVASAALLVTIGYLVYTSIRSRIRPR from the coding sequence CTGCTTGCCAGTACACTGACGGTGATGTCGGGCGCCACAATCGGCCCCGTTCTGCCCCTGATGAGCGAGGTGTTTGCCGATACGCCCAATGCGGCGTTTCTGACCCGCCTGATTCTGACCATGCCCGCCCTGTTTATTGTATTGTTCTCCACGTTGTGCGGATATCTTGTGGATCGCCACGGTCGCAAGAACATACTCTTGATGGCGACACTGCTGTATGGCATCTCCGGTTCGGCCGGTTTGTGGCTTGACTCCCTCACCGCCATCCTGATCAGCCGGGCGATGCTTGGCATGTCTGTGGCAGGGGTGATGACCGTCTGTATCACACTCATCGGCGATTATTACAGCGGCGACGAACGGCAGTATTTCGCCGGACTGCAAAGCGCATTTATGGCGTTCGGAGGTGTCGTGTTCATCTCCGCAAGCGGAGTGCTCGCCGACATCAGCTGGCGCGCACCGTTTCTGATATATACCATGGCGTTTTTACTGCTGCCCGCCATCGCCCTGATCATCACCGAACCGCCAGTGAATCGCGGCAGCGACAGTGAGCCGCCTGAGCCGAGGGGCACACCGGACACATCGCCGCCCCCCTCCCCCACATCGTTTCCCAAAGGGATCATCACCCTGATTATCGGATCGGCTTTCGCCGGCATGGCCATTTTCTACATGATCCCGGTTCACATGCCTTTTTTTATCAACAGCTTCGGCGATGTGAGCAACACCGCCATCGGCTTTGCCCTGGCCTCCTTTGTGCTCACCGGCGCAATCGTTGCCCTGAATTACCAGCGGTTTCTGGTGCGTATGAGCTATGCTTCCATCTATCTGCTTTGCTTTTTTCTGCTCGGCACCGGATATATCCTCATCTCCTTTGCCGGCAGTTACCACGAGATTTTTGCAGGCATGGTACTGGGTGGATTCGGATCCGGACTGCTGATGCCCAATAGCAACGTATGGATGCTTTCGGAGGCGCCGGCGCATCTCAGGGGCAGGCTTTCAGGCACACTTACGTCTGCGGTTTTCCTGGGACAGTTTCTGTCACCCATCCTCACCCAGCCGATGGTGGATGCCACATCCATCGATACCGGTTTTCTGATCATCGGCCTGACGGTCGCTTCGGCCGCGCTGCTGGTAACAATCGGGTATCTCGTTTACACCAGCATCCGGAGCAGAATCCGACCGCGGTAA
- a CDS encoding YtxH domain-containing protein, with product MSKLNMLISVIIGSFIGALLGVLFAPDKGEKTRKQISRKGDEYADLVRSEFDDFVKNMNSRYEAALKDTEEMIDKGKNMTEDIIQKGKDKSDDIKKDVRKALK from the coding sequence ATGAGCAAACTCAATATGCTGATCAGTGTAATTATCGGATCGTTTATCGGAGCCCTGCTTGGAGTACTTTTTGCTCCGGACAAAGGGGAGAAAACAAGAAAACAGATTTCCCGAAAAGGTGATGAGTATGCCGACCTGGTGAGATCCGAGTTCGATGATTTTGTTAAGAACATGAACAGTCGCTACGAAGCGGCGCTGAAGGACACCGAAGAGATGATCGACAAGGGAAAAAACATGACGGAGGATATCATCCAGAAGGGAAAGGATAAATCGGATGACATTAAAAAGGATGTCAGAAAAGCTCTGAAATAG